A single window of Lentimicrobiaceae bacterium DNA harbors:
- a CDS encoding type B 50S ribosomal protein L31: MKKDIHPKDYRMVIFKDMSNDNTFLTKSTVKTRETMVWEDGKEYPLVKLEISNTSHPFYTGKMKLVDTAGRVDKFKSRYQKHYEKRAQ; the protein is encoded by the coding sequence ATGAAAAAAGACATTCATCCTAAGGACTATCGCATGGTTATATTTAAAGATATGTCGAACGACAATACTTTTTTAACCAAATCTACCGTAAAAACCAGAGAGACCATGGTTTGGGAAGACGGTAAGGAATACCCACTGGTAAAACTTGAAATTTCTAACACATCCCATCCCTTTTACACAGGGAAGATGAAGCTGGTTGACACAGCTGGGCGCGTTGATAAATTCAAAAGCCGTTACCAAAAGCATTACGAAAAAAGAGCACAATAA